From Methylobacterium radiodurans, a single genomic window includes:
- a CDS encoding methyl-accepting chemotaxis protein, with product MMTLARFSPKIGTTLQILFGSMTALVVVAVGAPIHGEVRKLRESARVTQVAEAGYEVFVALQNTRTQRGPTRVALEASPPASEAFQGMLVAARAKADPATARVIALCRTVDCTSGRAEIASGLPGSAERFAALQKEADAALKVPLDQRRTGLSGQYATAATEVIDRLEKMSVALGEAIRMADTTTAELMAIKQAAWLARDGLGLERTLLAEARSRGELTPELDRRMADLRGRALVNRSVLDELLARPGAPAELVALAGTAKDVSFGSYERVRKAAYEDAAAKRPPSVPNDELDRLGNAGLDALTAISNAAMRMAREHAQARNEAALSTLIGEVGLLAVALVLALVGLVVVRWRVTRPITEMTRVMGSLAGGDLAVDVAGAQRRDEIGEMAKAVQVFKDDLIRMRALEAESALARASAEEQRRATLRDMAGRLEQAVGGIVGMVSSSATELQATAQQMTATAAQTASQSTTVAAAAEEAASNVNTVAAAAEELGASVQEISRQVDGSASLARVAVSEADQSAALVQELSGATARIGDVVTLIAQIASQTNLLALNATIEAARAGEAGRGFAVVASEVKELASQTGRATEEIGRQIGQIQGSTARAVQAIGGISARIREIAGVANSIAAAVEEQGAATQEIVRNVAQAATGTGEVTSNIAGVAHAVEETGAAASQVLGAAGALSRQSEQLSAEVGRFLATVRAA from the coding sequence CGCGCGTCACGCAGGTTGCGGAGGCCGGGTACGAGGTCTTCGTGGCCCTTCAGAACACGCGCACCCAGCGCGGGCCGACGCGCGTCGCTTTGGAAGCGAGCCCCCCTGCCTCCGAAGCCTTCCAGGGCATGCTGGTCGCGGCGCGCGCGAAGGCCGATCCCGCCACCGCGCGGGTCATCGCACTCTGCCGGACGGTCGATTGTACGAGCGGCCGCGCCGAGATCGCCTCAGGCCTGCCCGGGAGCGCCGAACGCTTCGCCGCGCTTCAGAAGGAGGCCGACGCGGCTCTGAAGGTCCCGCTCGACCAGCGGCGGACGGGCCTGAGCGGCCAGTACGCCACGGCTGCCACCGAGGTCATCGACAGGCTGGAGAAGATGTCGGTCGCCCTCGGCGAGGCGATCCGCATGGCCGACACCACCACGGCGGAGCTGATGGCCATCAAGCAGGCCGCGTGGCTCGCACGCGACGGCCTCGGATTGGAGCGCACCCTTCTGGCCGAGGCGCGCAGCCGGGGCGAACTCACGCCTGAGCTCGACCGCAGGATGGCCGATCTGCGCGGCCGGGCGCTCGTGAACAGATCCGTGCTCGACGAGCTTCTCGCGCGGCCCGGCGCCCCGGCGGAGCTGGTGGCCCTGGCCGGCACCGCCAAGGACGTCAGTTTCGGAAGCTACGAGCGTGTCCGCAAGGCCGCCTACGAGGATGCGGCCGCCAAGCGCCCGCCGAGCGTGCCCAACGACGAGCTCGACCGCCTCGGCAATGCCGGGCTCGACGCGCTGACGGCCATCTCGAACGCCGCGATGCGGATGGCCCGGGAGCACGCGCAGGCGCGCAACGAGGCTGCCCTGAGCACGCTGATCGGCGAGGTCGGCCTGCTCGCCGTCGCTCTCGTCCTGGCCCTGGTCGGACTCGTCGTCGTGCGGTGGCGGGTGACGCGGCCGATCACGGAGATGACCCGTGTGATGGGCAGCTTGGCCGGTGGTGACCTCGCCGTGGACGTCGCCGGTGCCCAGCGCCGCGACGAGATCGGCGAGATGGCCAAGGCCGTGCAGGTCTTCAAGGACGATCTGATCCGCATGAGAGCCCTGGAGGCGGAGTCGGCGCTCGCCCGCGCCTCCGCGGAGGAGCAGCGCAGAGCCACCTTGCGCGACATGGCCGGCCGGCTCGAGCAAGCCGTGGGCGGCATCGTCGGCATGGTGTCGTCCTCGGCCACCGAGCTGCAGGCCACGGCGCAGCAGATGACCGCGACCGCTGCCCAGACCGCCTCGCAGTCCACCACCGTTGCGGCGGCCGCCGAGGAGGCGGCCAGCAACGTCAACACGGTGGCCGCAGCCGCCGAGGAACTCGGCGCCTCGGTGCAGGAGATCAGCCGTCAGGTCGACGGCTCGGCCAGCCTCGCGCGGGTCGCCGTCTCGGAGGCCGATCAATCGGCCGCCCTGGTGCAGGAACTCAGCGGCGCGACCGCGCGCATCGGCGACGTCGTGACCCTCATCGCGCAGATTGCCAGCCAGACGAACCTGCTGGCGCTCAACGCCACGATCGAGGCGGCGCGCGCCGGCGAGGCCGGGCGCGGCTTCGCCGTGGTGGCCAGCGAGGTGAAGGAGTTGGCCAGCCAGACCGGCAGGGCGACCGAGGAGATCGGGCGGCAGATCGGACAGATCCAGGGCTCGACCGCGCGGGCCGTGCAGGCGATCGGCGGCATCTCCGCGCGGATCCGCGAGATCGCCGGTGTCGCGAACTCGATCGCCGCGGCGGTGGAGGAGCAGGGCGCGGCGACCCAGGAGATCGTGCGCAACGTCGCGCAGGCGGCGACCGGCACCGGGGAGGTGACGAGCAACATCGCCGGTGTGGCGCACGCCGTCGAGGAGACGGGCGCTGCCGCGAGCCAAGTGCTCGGCGCGGCCGGTGCGCTGTCGCGGCAGTCGGAGCAGCTCAGCGCCGAGGTCGGCCGCTTCCTCGCGACGGTGCGCGCGGCCTGA